In the genome of Monodelphis domestica isolate mMonDom1 chromosome 2, mMonDom1.pri, whole genome shotgun sequence, one region contains:
- the LOC130456876 gene encoding keratin-associated protein 4-4-like, with translation MAHSCFSGPCLPSASANSVCSSDVSRSSNVCMPSSCLGGSSWQLDDCPESCCEPCGCSGPSCCPAPCCPPASCLTLVCRPVCCVPASCQPCPAVCAPSCCQSTGCGVSCCQTCPSAPIQSCCCVPMCCKPSCCISLPVCCKPSCCVTSACPVLSCSPVPSCCQPPCCQPACSMPLSCRLVCSPATCCVPLSCKPTCCTTSSTSCCCGPSCCCAPSCCRPTSSVSLICRPTCCRPSCCSTSCGQKSCC, from the coding sequence ATGGCACACAGCTGTTTCTCCGGGCCCTGCTTGCCCTCAGCCTCCGCCAACTCCGTCTGCTCCAGTGATGTGAGCCGCAGCAGCAACGTCTGCATGCCCAGCTCGTGCCTGGGGGGCTCCTCCTGGCAACTGGACGACTGCCCAGAGAGCTGCTGTGAGCCCTGCGGCTGCAGCGGACCCTCCTGCTGCCCAGCCCCATGCTGCCCTCCTGCCTCCTGCCTCACCCTCGTGTGCCGACCAGTCTGCTGTGTGCCCGCCTCCTGCCAGCCCTGCCCAGCTGTCTGTGCCCCCTCCTGCTGCCAGTCCACTGGCTGTGGAGTTTCCTGCTGCCAAACCTGTCCCAGTGCCCCCATACAGTCCTGCTGCTGTGTGCCCATGTGCTGCAAGCCCAGCTGCTGCATCTCCCTGCCTGTGTGCTGCAAACCCAGCTGCTGTGTGACCTCTGCCTGCCCAGTCCTCTCTTGCAGCCCAGTGCCCTCCTGCTGCCAGCCTCCCTGCTGTCAGCCTGCTTGCTCCATGCCCCTGAGCTGTCGACTAGTGTGTAGCCCAGCCACCTGCTGTGTGCCTCTCTCCTGCAAACCCACCTGTTGCACCACCTCTTCCACCTCCTGCTGCTGTGGTCCTTCCTGCTGCTGTGCCCCATCCTGCTGCCGGCCCACCTCCTCTGTGTCCCTCATCTGCCGGCCCACCTGCTGCAGACCCTCCTGCTGCTCCACCTCCTGTGGCCAGAAATCCTGCTGTTGA